The genomic stretch CGGCTCTATGATTTGCCAACTCGACGGCCGACCCTCTGGGGTCGGCCGCCTCGTTGGCaattaaagtcaacaaatgtaatcaaaatatagccaatgaaatatggctgttcccacgcgtacggttaacataccaaagccaaggcgattcgtTGCAGCTGGAGCATCTCGCAAAAaccgactcgaaatcctaactcgaaaatccaactcgaaatcctaactcgggagTTAATTTGTCTCATAATAAAGCTGAACTACTGTAATAAGACGCACGTATTTAATTTCGTAAACAATTTGCGTGACGCTACGGACACAGACTCGCCGGCGCGtgctttataaaaataaaaactattcCTTCCAGAAAAATCATATAAATATTATCGGCGCATGTTACAAACTTCGAATgaagatcttgttttttttaacggaGAGCACTTTACCGTTTGAATCAGCGAATTAAGCACGGTAGAACCgaagatatgtttttttttttcgtgtatgCCGTGACATTGCACAATGCTCTCTCGCCGGCAAGGGCCTTAGAAAAGCAAACTTTTCCCTCGCCATTTCACATCGCTGTAATCAAAATTCAAGgtgtaaaaataagaaatattttagcttgtattttaaaaataatttgtgttaGCAATATTCATCATATTATAGGCTTGTTAGGTCCCTGGGTGTTTTTCGAAAATCGCTAAAGTACATCTACCATGAAAACTCAAAACACGTCGTCTTTCTCTGGTTAAACAGAAAAATCCAGCGTATCGAGGCGTATTAATTAATCCTTTATACCACAAAGGTAATAAGCCGTTGGAGCAAGAAAATTCGGTCTTATTCGCAGATCAAGTGGGCGgttgaaaaaggcaaacaaaaaatcaGGTATGATCCTAAAATAGATTGGCGACGCGCTCATTCACAGGCGGTGAgcggtgaaaggaaaatgaaatggaacgtCATCGCGGAATGTCATTACTTTTACTTGTAATTTATAAATGCAACCGACGAAGGGTTTAAATAAAGCTTGAACCTTCCAACACGTCCGACAAACAGCGAAGCACGAGGCAGAATGATAAAGCTTGAACCTTCCAACACATCCAACAAACAACGAAGTACGAGGCAAAATGTTTTGCGCAACGAAATTGtgacgtcattcaaaatggcgccgaaAAGTTGAACCATGGAACGAAAAACACGGGTCAGCTTTCGCTTGTGTGCACAGGGCACCTACACGATAACAGGCAACCCAGAAGATTAGGAAGCGTTCTGTCGAACGCAATTAACTTATACAGTTTTTGTACGGTCCCTATTATTGAAACAAGTAAGCAGGTAAATTAACATTTAATGACTAAAAAATGAATtcagttgtatttttaaaaggggGGAAGAATCTGTTCCATTTAAGTGAAATAATAATTTACGATTCGGCTAAAACGGAAAACCCTAATTCATTTcctcataatacactttgtttgcccccccaaATCTTGCACACACCATTGTTTCCAAATACtcttgggacactgcatatttcCAAGGGCATTTGAAAGCAATGGtttctgcaaaatttgggggtcaaacaaagtgtattatggggaatgtgaaaataacAAATCGAAGctaagggtttttttttggagaTATTAAGAAGATTTTGTGATATCAGGAacgcatgagtaggagcttgcctctcccatacaagccctatgagtcaacctttgcctgtatctttctatttttagaacgccacgagttcttcggctctgcacacactgtttagaatggccaatcagaataaagttattgtgtaccaaagacaaaaaatagcaaaaacaatgtatgcaaattgtgcaaattgatgtaaattgttgtaaatgtgagtTTCCTGCTGACGGATTAgttccaaaaatagaaagatacgcgcaaaggttgactcaaggaattaatGCATTGGGATGCTCCTAGTTATGGGCTCCTGGTGATATTTAGTAAATCTCTAGATATTCTGATATTCTTAGAATTTTTTAGGAAAAACTATTGAAGTCacattttttctcagaaaaaTAGCCGGAATAAAAGCGAATTTTAAAGTCAAATGTCACCAAAATTAACAAATCCTCCCATATGGGCCCCCAGTAATCGGCCTGTCGCAGTATTCTCCATTTGTAATTATATATGTCAATGCTTCCAGTAAACAATCAGTAACTTTTCTTGTGAGTTTCTTGGAGACTACGGGGTAATGAATCCAAAAACGATTTAAAGTAAAATTGTTTAGAGTTTTGTTGTATGCCGCCTTACAAGGCCACCGTTGAATTTCCTGAATTGCCTTATACTCTGTTAGTTTATTGCTGTATTATTTATGGAAATAAAGGCAGATATTATTtgggattttaaaaaaaatcgagatATTTATAGATTATTAAGGTCGGTGCATACTAATTCAAAGCTACTTtttccccggtttatgattatgacggaaatgtagatcttgacaagtgtcattgaaatccaaaaagaaaattggcggtaaccacgcatttttccaagataattcatgaataaaatttgtaaacagctttaaaatacaaagcaatgtatggcgttctttctcaaattgaagctaaattatctctgaaaaatgcatggttacctcaaattttctttttggatactaagagtacttactaagatctactttctccggatagttttaaaccgcgcaaaaatatccctgtaccaGTAAGcaccaccgataggaaaccggagtatctcgagatgcgcagaacgtatgcgcaataacaatagtaggcaccgtccttaaagtgcgTTCGACAATCGCTTTGGAAGAGACAAGACGAACAAGAGGCCGACCGCAGTCGAATGCAACCTGAAGGCTCCTTTTTCTTAGCTTCTACCCACcacgaatggatggaaagctgagtgaacccGGAGCGCTGGAATGCAGTCCGCGAGCGATACCCACTGCGCTACGCGCGCTTGGAAGCAAAGCAGAAACAATCTCATTTTTTAATACGTGGTCTATCGACCACCAGGAACCCATTACTCGGAGTCCTTCATCTTCCAcattaaccctctgagtcaacccttCCTTGTACCTTTCTGTTGTTAGAAGCACCTCGCAGGAGGGCTTTAGTGGGTGTTTTCACGATAGCCAATCGAGCGGcgttttcaaatgacgtcacggcggccatgttaacGTTGGTGTTCCAAAGCAAAGAAATAGTGGCCaagatggtgtaccaaactaaacctccaggaattgaactctatttttatgcaaatactttcttttgcttcaaaaatccaatatggctgctggtcacttGAGTGAAAACTCTCTACCTCGACTTACGGTCAGCCAGTTATAATAAAACTGATTTCGCGATTTCTTTTGCAGTaggcaaattaaagaaattcaaaaaaTACTGCTACAAAAACACTAACTTCTGTCTATTATATACATTTTCAAATAATCTTAAAAACGCTAAGCCATTTTTGAATCAAATATGCAATTGGTAAATTATTATGATATAAGTATTAAATTAATGGACAGTTTTTGGCTTCACACAATAGTTATACGaataaaatactaaatcattcCACGAAAGGCATTGAAcggcgcgattttcatatgtaaccatagcaacagtgatcttttcacgtgtgaaaataacatcttgttttcacgtgtgaagatatcatgttttctcgtgaaagctcacttggtatttcattggtgtttatacaaTTATAATTCTTATCCTTTGTAAGAGGGTTAAGAGTGAAATGAAGTTTCGATAGCccaaatgaaagaaaaggcCTTGTATGCATGGTACAAACTTGGATTCCTACTAAACTGTAGAAGTAGATTTTGTAGTAGTAGTATCGCTTTTGCTTTTCCTTTGTACGAACCCAGTTTGATCTTTCTCCATGAGCTCCTCCTCCTCAAGATACACTTGCTCGTCTTGCTCCCTGGAACTTTCGCGTTTCATACAGGAAAGAGCAAAAGGAATAGGAGAACCAAGGACACCGACTGCGCCTGTCATTAGGAATGCAAGCGTGTAGTTTCCAAACCTGTCTGCCATTAAACCTATGGAATAAATACAGAGAACTTGTTAAGAAAAATGACAACAGAGTGTTATATGAAACTaaaaaattaacaatatttGCCAATGATGGAAACATGGGGCGAGATAGAGATAGCCGAAACAAGTGAAAATTTGAGTCCTAggcaggagtcgaacctgcGACCTTCATGGCACTGATCGCATGCTCTACCCAATGAACTACCCACAACTCCTGGCGCGCGGGGTCGTTTATCTtggtcctggggcccgtttctcgaaagtcccgaaactttacgggccattttcgggtgtcacaattctctttgtatctcaagaacggagaggatttaagtcatcaaacttcacagacatctTTCTTTTAGttggcttgaaaacatgttaaaagatcggctttccaaaacaagcggttggcagtttcacaaatggcttttcgggcccgaaaagttttcgggactttcgagaaacgggcccctgaatGGAAAATGTTTCCCGGTGGTCTGCGGGGTCTACAAAGTCATGCGCCAACAAATCTTCAAGTACAACTATAGATGTTTAAggttttcgggcccgaaaagccatgtgtgaaactgtcaaccgcttgttttggaaatccgatcttttagcatgttttcaaggtaacaaaaagcaatatcACTGTGAAGATTAACgccttaaatcctctccgttcttgagatacagagggaaatgTGACCCCAAAACTGGCCCTTaaagtttcggaactttcgagaaacgtaACGGGTCCCAGGACCGAACTTTTTCAAGTGACTACCTTAAATATGAAGTCAGAATAATTAATTTGGTCAGTAACAGAAGGAGCAAACATTCGGAGTCTGCGCGTTCGAGCGAGTCAAAATTTTGAGGGAAATGTGGTGCGTGAGTTTCTTGAGCCCATCATCAAGCGTATTGAGCAGGCAATCTGAAGAGTACAAATTACTTACCTGACAAAGGGGGGCTACCAAATGTACAAATAACACCTGCGATCCAACAGAGTCCTAGCGAAGAAGCTCTCTGGGATTCCTTTACGGACATTAGCAGCTCAATGATGAAGCTTGATACTGTGAGCCCGTCGGCCAAACTGAACAAAACTACCACACCTGCAAGAGCAGGGTATGTTTTGGCGACAACCAACAACATAATTGAGGCCCCAGACATAAAAACGGCTGCTTGAAAGAGAAACTGAGAATTTATGCAGTTAAAGTCGCAAAGTATGCCAGCTCCAAGGCGACCAGTTGCCGCAAAAAATCCTACGAACAGAAAGAGCGTCGAACTCCTGTCGGCGGCCATTCCAAGATCATCGCGGCAAAATTTCATctgaaaaccaaacaaaaaaagagaattaaTATTTTCGATCATACGGTAAAACTATATTTATAATGCAGTCTTTGCGTTCTTCTAGTGAGATTGGAGAGGTGCCTCTTGTAGTGCTTCGAGAAAGATCTGAGTCCCACTATGTTGCCATCGTTTCGCAAACCCTTAGCCAACATTACACAACAGTGATGGCCAATGATGTGCCAACGTGTGGCGCTCATGTATTTGCCACGAGCCTTATTGAGTGATTAAGCCTATGAAAGATTTCTACATTTGTATTCCTACATTGTAATTAAAACCTTACTATTTTTCACTCCGTTTGTTTTTTTCGGCAGAGAATTACCACTGAAAATACCAAAAtgccaacctcgtttccagggtctctcttcttccctttccCTGGagcgtgagtaatggcggaccaaagCTTCCACTCAAAAAGTAAAcatcctttggataaaaatcaaacctcaaattttgccagtcagctGTTAAGCCAACACActatcaaaatctgaagaaaaaagaggattttttttttatcatagtagcacttaaataaattttctggtTGCCCAACCCTGGTGCTGACCGAAGGAATCGTAACCTCTGGGGACGACATGGATGAATGCATCCGTGCAACGCCAATAATGTTGCGCATATGCAGTATGCTCAGACAAGCTGATCACAACAACTGTCGGGCCCTCTagtgaaagaaaaaatgttGACACTGGTCAACCTGACGGCCACACAATCCCAACATGTTGCGCTCAACAATGTTTGTTGTGCCGATACGTTTTTGTGCAGCTTGGAGAACCCTGCAGAATAACAAAGCTACTCACCAAATGCACGTACGGTATGATTCGATAAAAATTCACAATGACAGACATCACTATCAACATCAGAAATTTAGGGTTCTTCCAAACAGAAAAATCCCAGCATAATTTTTTGGAGTTGTCCAAGTCTTgagttgaagaagaagaagaaaaagacctCGTGGCTTGAGTGTGGCCTTTATGAAAGCAaccagtaaaagatgcaaggACCAAAACGCCTGCCATTATAAGGAATGTATTTCTCCAGTCAAACGCATTTACTAAAGCTTGTAATGTGGGACCAAGAATCATTGTTCCAAGTCCTTGACCTGCAGTGACAATCCCCAGGGCAACCGATCGCCTTCTGGTGAAGTGTTGCGTGACAGTCAAGGGTGCGGCAATGTAAACAAATGAGAAGCCTACTCCGAAGGGGACACTGAAGGCAATGGTGAGGACCAACACACCTGGAGCGAGAGAACCAAGTGCAAGACCAGCTGCACAGGAAAGGCATCCCAGAATTATGGCGACACGGCATCCGAAACGGTTTACAAATACACCCATAAGAGGACCCAAGGACATAGCTACTGCCACGGTTATGGAACTCACCCAGGCTATTggcaacaaaaaggaaaaacactTGAAGTTAAAATAGCCCCCACATGTAATTGGAGACGTtaataacccccccccccccccccccccacacacacacacacacacacaccccgAGTATATATTGGCCATCTTAAGACAACTCTTTTTCTTTCCATGGGATTAGGAATTTGCTAAACGTTCTAGCCCATGAAATGACGATTGTCCCGAATTGttcatttgctttgaattcactattccCGTGAATTTAGAAGATTGTGTTCTAGGACTTGTGGTAGTAGAGAAAATagggaaataaaaaaatcatgTCCTTGGATTGCATTTGAACGCGGAGTTTCGACTTAAGtttatagaccgtattcataaatggcggtcaagaaattattcttttgtgttttgtgCTTATCATAATCACTAGCCTcgctttggaaaaaaattcttttcaattttgctcgtgtttatgaggctagttaggatgattagcataaagacagaagaataattacttagccgccatttatgaatacggtctataggaaccgcttctttccgctttacCACTAAAGAGATCAAGACACCGcgtttctcaaaaaaaaaagaaagaaaaatagttACTTAAGTCtaccatagaatatcgctgctgaagagtaattaggtgTAAGCTAGATTAACTAATAATTTAGGCCaatgctttgattttaaaatgttcagcattgtcgtgaagtttggagaCCGACCGTTTGTCGTGTTTAATGTTATTTGTTGGtgagtgataatacagcattatctAATAGTGTTTAAAATCTTGTTCATGAGCAGCTAGCTATTCAAGGCTACCAATGGTCTAATAGACATTGACAGTGACATTCTACCGATTCCTCGGAAGACCACTAGAGTAACAAGGTCCAAGGTCATGCATAACAATGACATTACCACTTATACTACAAAGAAATGCAGAACTGTAACCTATTAACGCTCTTTCTTCATCCGCACCAGCAGGATTTGGAACTCTCTACCTTCTTCTATTTGAGTCAACTCCCTTTTGCTGAAGTCCTTCAAAGTCaaactttttcaattttacatGAACGCTCTCCTGAATCTGTACGATCCTGTCATTCCTCGAACCTGGAAATCTGTCTGCCTGAAGTGCAACATGGCTCTACCACTTACattatatttttcaatttttgtttgggACTACAGTAAATGGTTTCGCTGTTGTGGCCTCCCTGTCCATACttgctttctttttctgtttatacaatatgggcgaaggtaaataaaacaaaacagcgtTAACCATGAACATTCCCAGCCGAGTCATATGGCCACACACTTGGgttattttttcaaacaaatgtgACCATTTCCCACAAtccaagctttcagtcttctaaattcacGATGATAGTggattcaaagcaaattaacaaatcaggataatcgcgaattcaAGGGCGAGAACTGGTTGGAATTTTACGGTCTTTTTggtcaatttgcatggaaacaaaagaatactaaaatggcggccattatttctgtgattttttaaaggtggctctaaatccgcttgacagaattttttaaGAGTTTCATCGTGgtcttctaatcacttttcagcaataaaaaagacgggtcaccgagttcgtttttgagatatgagcaactaaatccaaaatacaGGGTGTTTCGGCTAGGCTTTTTCGTTGCCAAtataacttattacatcacaacaATGATTACatgttgtttggaaataatgggtgttttatatggtaccataacatttcgGTTACGTGATAAAATGTTGTAGCATCATTCGATCTAAAGAGAGAGTCTTccaagtgttgaaaccctttcgagcctccctTATAGTGCGACGCACCTCACCGTGGGCAACTaataaagttttttacaaattgctCGCCAATCAAGaggtgtgaatttgattgacagcacgactccttgcaaagttcgcacagttgtaagttggacaccgttgcatgggtggttgagttgacgtatttacacgtattgtcaaatgtgaaagtttgttgggtggccacggtaaggcgcgttgcactgtaagtcTAAGcgcccatttcaaatagcgctgataaacagtttttaagtttgaacacccattttaaagcggctagctttcaataactgtgtgactcccatgttgtctcgcatgactcgcagccatggatcacatgactcgcatggctcgctgactcgcacattgtcctcactcaaatgaatcatatatataCAAAGAAATCCAGTTAGCTTTGGAATAACAGAGCatggaaaaataaaaagaaagcatAAACGAAACCGAAAAAAGCAATAATTGCTTCGTACTCAAGATGCGTGATTCGGCGATGAATGTACATGATAGATCTTCTAAGAAATAGACAACAATCCAACTTTTAAACCATCTTTATCACTTTTTTTTATATCTTAAAAGCTTAATTGACTTTGCAAAATGATACGATTCTTATGAAAATCGCTGAATGATAGCCGATTGCCGAAATTATTTGCTAAACAAAGTTTAGGCAAAGACCACGGCAACGTAAATgaaaaacgtcactccaaaatacaCCTTGGCCCtgtcgcaagtatttcgcgattattccgtcttgttcaccccGTACAATCCTGTGATCCTGTGAGTGGATGAGAAGGAACGGCTttaaaggaaaaacagaaaattgtttacaTGCGCAGGTTGTCgtgaaaacctaaaatttggtgatttcaagttGTCTTTTCGTGgaatacggcaaagaaatgaacggaaattcgtgctgcacttGCATcacgaatattttttttccttttttaaccaataatattcttgccgTGGCCATCATatttgcttaaactccttaTTAATGGCCATTACgttgtttatttcttttgatgGACAAGTATATTTATCCCACCTGTCCTTTCTCGGCTTTCGCCAAAATCTTCCATGAGAACTGGGAAAAGTACGcccaaagagaaaattaatcCAGCAGTGAGAATCATGCATAAGGTTGCACATAAACAAAGAAACCACGACCAAATGCTGTCTTGCTTTAGAGAAGCAACTTTGCCACTAGAGACAGCCATAGGAAACTCAGGATAGGAGACTCAGGAAGTTCTCTATCGATCCGACGAAAACTGATCATTTGCAGAGACCGAACAAACTTTCTTGCATCACGAAATCAAACTGGTCTCCTTCGCAGTCGTTTTTTGCGGTGTCACGATGCGTGATATCGTAAAAAACGGCTGTGAGGAGACTAGGTCTTGAAGTatcaaatactctttttctttgaccATCTCAGTTTTGTTAGCTCACAAACAGCGGTGGCAAACATCAGATAAAAACGCaccatttaaaataatattactatCCTTTacttctgcatacatcttcagacgtgacggttaatacacaattggagtttaaatatacaggatcactaagATGGTGTTTACATGACAAAACTCGCACCGGCGCGAGTTTCTCACCGGGGTGCACGTGACTTCTTGATTTCGTACTGCGTTTACAGGATGACTTGGTGAATTCGTATCGTGTTCACATGAAGGGACACCACATATCGATAAAAGACGGGTGTGAGTCCAAATTACAAATATGGCGTCTATCAGGAAAAGTACGCATGCGCTACCCGTTCCAGCCCACCGGGAGGCGGATTTCACACCGGAACGAGTGGTCGTTTCTCGTTTACACGGTACCGTTGCGAGATTTCGCGCCGGAACCAAATTTTCGCTCCAGTACAGCAACCGGGTTGAGCTTGCGCTGGTGTGAGTCGCCCAAGCATGACTTTTTGTGGTGATATCATGTAAAAAAATACAGAGCTGCGAAAGGTATCATTCATGTAAACACCTCCTATTAACAATtgtaacaatagaggtgacaaaaactAACAGAGAGACAGCTTTTCGCTGCGgacatattcatttaaggtcggctttaaatctttgatcaacagtgtctcctTCATTTTACAGTGAGTGTCGAATCGCCATGTGGCCACTTAGCtgtggccaaatggctaagaTTGTATATAGAGCTGCCTGTtgggactgcaatgatttttgcATCGGATAAAGTAAAAGACGATTGCCTGccagaaaaactgagcattttaaAGCATTAATTAATGGTCATCATTCGTCGGCTCTTGCGGACCATGTTACATCAACTGGTCATagtttaaaatgggatcattttgaaatgttaGCAAAAGGGCGAACCGACACTTACTGCTTGAACGGGATTCAGAGACAGCAGGTCAATCGTTTACTGATTTGCTTTCACCGAGGTGAACGGTTGACTTGTCGTTCTTGACGCCTGTCTAAATTCgttgggggggggagggggagggggggggggtaaaaggtgcgcaccgagggccacaagttcatcagtaacttaaataaatttatccgtgtggccatcgccggagtttgagcttgacagggtgggaattgaacccagttcccacggcctgctcccgtctgaccttgtggctcagtcggtagagcggcggagatctggcTCGGGGGTCgttggttcaattcccaccctggtcagagtttttctctgtccttgtgtgggcccatttccatcagtagggctaacaacACGTAATTTTTTAAGTTGGCATTTTCTGAAGTAAGGCAATTTTGGTAAACTAAGTAATCTAAATTGGCGTTATTTGCCAATGTCAAGAACGTTGGCTGATATAAGCATCTTACTCTCAATTTTTAACCACGGTATGGGACACTTAACGATAAGGAAAACTTTATTCA from Montipora capricornis isolate CH-2021 chromosome 12, ASM3666992v2, whole genome shotgun sequence encodes the following:
- the LOC138026495 gene encoding monocarboxylate transporter 2-like, giving the protein MAVSSGKVASLKQDSIWSWFLCLCATLCMILTAGLIFSLGVLFPVLMEDFGESRERTAWVSSITVAVAMSLGPLMGVFVNRFGCRVAIILGCLSCAAGLALGSLAPGVLVLTIAFSVPFGVGFSFVYIAAPLTVTQHFTRRRSVALGIVTAGQGLGTMILGPTLQALVNAFDWRNTFLIMAGVLVLASFTGCFHKGHTQATRSFSSSSSTQDLDNSKKLCWDFSVWKNPKFLMLIVMSVIVNFYRIIPYVHLMKFCRDDLGMAADRSSTLFLFVGFFAATGRLGAGILCDFNCINSQFLFQAAVFMSGASIMLLVVAKTYPALAGVVVLFSLADGLTVSSFIIELLMSVKESQRASSLGLCWIAGVICTFGSPPLSGLMADRFGNYTLAFLMTGAVGVLGSPIPFALSCMKRESSREQDEQVYLEEEELMEKDQTGFVQRKSKSDTTTTKSTSTV